One window of Cohnella hashimotonis genomic DNA carries:
- a CDS encoding 2-isopropylmalate synthase produces MSRKIIVLDTTLRDGEQVPGAKLNAVQKVEFARQLERLKVDIVEAGFPASSRGDFESVQAVTRAVGRQMSVTALARAVKSDIDAVYESIKEADQPLIHIVLGTSNIHVEKKFNRSKDAVMEMGVEAVRYAKSLLPLVQYSTEDASRSDFDYLWRTIEAVVKAGATMINVPDTVGYAEPHEFGELIRRINERLKNLDERVILSVHCHNDLGLATANTLSAIRGGADKVEVTVNGLGERAGNTSLEEVVMALKVREALFGCSTNVRTTELLPTSKLLTHLTGLDVQVNKAITGENAFAHSSGIHQDGLLKDKRVYEIMSPEEVGAESMELVLTARSGRHAFKHAAARMGFEPKDDADFEALFEKFLALADARKEVYDHDVFALVNGHREAQPKDEAVAARLFELESFQVVTNELCPTATVKLRRGAEALKGSAVGDGPIDALYGVIRELAGFEVRLKHYKINSLSRGEEAVGRVNIQLEYDGKTYAGRAMDTDIIKASALAFLNGINAIVLDSAPGEEAAVEIG; encoded by the coding sequence ATGAGCCGCAAAATTATCGTATTGGATACCACGTTAAGAGACGGGGAGCAAGTGCCTGGCGCCAAGCTGAACGCCGTGCAGAAGGTCGAATTCGCCCGTCAGCTGGAACGCTTGAAGGTCGATATCGTCGAGGCCGGATTCCCCGCATCGTCCCGCGGAGACTTCGAGTCCGTGCAAGCCGTCACCCGCGCGGTCGGACGCCAGATGTCGGTGACTGCGCTGGCGCGCGCCGTCAAGAGCGACATTGACGCCGTCTACGAGAGCATCAAGGAAGCGGACCAGCCGCTCATTCATATCGTGCTCGGCACGTCGAACATTCACGTCGAGAAAAAATTCAACCGTTCGAAGGACGCGGTCATGGAAATGGGCGTCGAAGCCGTCCGTTACGCCAAGTCGCTGCTGCCACTCGTGCAGTATTCCACCGAAGACGCGTCGAGATCCGATTTCGACTATCTGTGGCGCACGATCGAGGCGGTCGTCAAGGCCGGCGCCACGATGATTAACGTGCCCGACACGGTCGGCTACGCGGAGCCGCATGAGTTCGGCGAGCTGATCCGGCGTATCAATGAACGGCTCAAAAATCTCGACGAACGCGTCATCCTGAGCGTTCACTGCCACAACGATCTGGGCCTCGCGACGGCGAACACGCTGAGCGCGATCCGGGGCGGCGCGGATAAGGTCGAAGTCACGGTGAACGGCCTGGGCGAGCGCGCCGGCAACACGTCCCTCGAGGAGGTCGTCATGGCGCTGAAGGTGCGAGAGGCGCTGTTTGGGTGCTCCACGAACGTCCGCACGACGGAGCTGCTTCCGACGTCCAAGCTGCTGACGCACCTGACGGGTCTCGACGTGCAGGTCAACAAGGCGATTACCGGCGAAAATGCGTTTGCCCATTCCTCCGGCATTCACCAGGACGGCTTGCTGAAGGATAAGCGCGTGTACGAGATCATGTCGCCCGAGGAGGTCGGGGCCGAGAGCATGGAGCTCGTGCTGACTGCGCGGTCCGGCCGGCACGCGTTCAAGCACGCCGCGGCGCGCATGGGCTTCGAGCCGAAGGACGACGCCGACTTCGAGGCGCTGTTCGAGAAGTTCCTGGCGCTCGCCGACGCGCGCAAGGAAGTGTACGATCACGACGTGTTCGCGCTCGTGAACGGTCACCGCGAAGCGCAGCCGAAGGACGAAGCGGTCGCCGCGCGCCTGTTCGAGCTGGAGTCGTTCCAGGTCGTTACGAACGAGCTGTGTCCGACCGCCACGGTGAAGCTGCGGAGAGGTGCGGAAGCGCTCAAGGGCAGCGCGGTCGGCGACGGCCCGATCGACGCGCTGTACGGCGTCATCCGGGAGCTCGCGGGCTTCGAGGTGCGGCTGAAGCATTACAAGATCAACAGCCTCTCCAGAGGGGAAGAAGCGGTCGGCCGGGTGAACATCCAGCTTGAATACGACGGCAAGACGTACGCCGGGCGGGCGATGGACACCGATATTATCAAGGCGAGCGCGCTGGCGTTCCTGAACGGCATTAATGCCATCGTGCTCGATTCGGCGCCGGGCGAGGAAGCGGCGGTGGAAATCGGCTAG
- a CDS encoding transposase, with amino-acid sequence MGKRLKEETRLRIVKEALAGVKVGVLARMYDIHPETIRLWIREHRDFIPPEDIPSADEHLQEIQRLQEVEQRYDRAVKALGEKELEIEILRELLKKTTPVYPKNSK; translated from the coding sequence ATGGGAAAAAGGTTAAAGGAAGAAACACGGCTTAGAATTGTTAAGGAAGCATTGGCTGGGGTTAAGGTGGGGGTGCTTGCTCGCATGTACGACATTCACCCCGAAACCATTCGTTTGTGGATACGCGAGCATCGTGACTTTATTCCACCGGAGGACATTCCCTCGGCAGACGAGCATTTGCAAGAAATCCAGCGGTTGCAGGAAGTCGAGCAGCGGTATGACAGAGCGGTTAAAGCGCTTGGTGAAAAAGAACTCGAAATTGAAATTCTGCGTGAACTGCTAAAAAAAACAACCCCCGTTTATCCGAAAAATTCGAAGTAG
- a CDS encoding IS3 family transposase — MKRGEPVARVLRILELNESTYYERRKRAAQPDAERVEPVRRGRPVPGYAYNESGEKVCDEQIQEWLLLLLEGEEHVYGYKLLARCIRKQYGVKLNKKKAYRMCKALGILQKKRQRLQTHPRRLPRNHTITASNQLWQMDIKYGYALGQERFFFVLSIIDVFDRVVVGQYRGPVCEAKHAVQTLGIALQQRLQPGEALPIIRTDNGPQFVSKLFQDMCECWDMVHERIPPRTPNMNAYIESFHSILERCLFSNRTFMTLEEAYEALDQFMDFYNNRKMHGSLKNMAPTAFAAWVKTLDDASAFYRSV, encoded by the coding sequence ATTAAACGGGGGGAGCCTGTAGCACGGGTTCTGCGCATTCTCGAGTTGAATGAGTCCACCTATTATGAGCGGCGTAAGCGTGCCGCTCAGCCTGACGCAGAACGCGTCGAGCCGGTCCGCAGGGGACGCCCTGTGCCCGGATACGCCTACAACGAATCGGGCGAGAAAGTCTGCGACGAGCAAATCCAGGAATGGCTGTTGCTACTGCTGGAGGGCGAAGAGCACGTCTATGGCTATAAGCTGTTAGCGCGCTGTATTCGCAAGCAGTACGGGGTGAAGCTGAACAAGAAAAAGGCTTATCGCATGTGCAAGGCACTCGGCATTCTTCAAAAAAAGCGGCAACGCCTACAGACGCATCCTCGGCGATTGCCGAGAAATCACACCATCACCGCATCGAATCAACTTTGGCAAATGGATATCAAATATGGCTATGCCTTGGGTCAGGAGCGTTTCTTTTTCGTACTCAGCATCATCGACGTGTTCGACCGCGTCGTCGTAGGGCAATACCGCGGCCCTGTTTGCGAGGCCAAGCACGCGGTGCAGACCCTGGGGATCGCGCTGCAGCAGCGCCTTCAGCCGGGTGAAGCACTGCCTATCATCCGCACGGACAACGGCCCCCAGTTCGTCAGCAAGCTGTTTCAAGACATGTGCGAGTGCTGGGACATGGTCCATGAACGGATTCCGCCGCGGACACCGAATATGAATGCCTACATCGAGTCTTTCCACAGCATCCTTGAGCGTTGTTTGTTTAGCAATCGTACATTCATGACGCTGGAGGAAGCTTATGAAGCGCTCGACCAATTCATGGATTTTTATAACAACCGTAAGATGCACGGCAGCCTAAAAAACATGGCTCCAACAGCGTTCGCAGCGTGGGTTAAGACATTGGACGATGCTTCAGCCTTTTACAGATCGGTGTAA
- a CDS encoding diguanylate cyclase domain-containing protein produces MSLQQALIPLFTHLLPLALFICMGLDVLIRNSKKTEHRLVSLITLCYSSLFLEEYVRQLLPISYSPALAALWFSNTGILIPGLGFHFTAKLTGMDKRMPRFLYPYVFYVPALFPLISIFGAEEIISTQRFVESGMWKQPVYNPSYYIALIVSTLVSLLYLFPLLKARARAASAELKSLYTLTTWGVVVTALWIIAFGLFSYGSFMPPYPYIYCGLLWCFTLRLTMRRHDFLNFVDKRYEKLFHLNPAAIVLLDRSGTVRESNPAAEQLVGDMREDREAFYSLMKTVVSEQMRDTREIKGYEATVQGASKRLDVLLDGDYIMVDNEPHILLIVRDVTAQREYQEEIRYLAYHDPLTRLPNRRYFYERLEPAVAEARRRGGLMGIVLIDLDYFKDINDKYGHKAGDEALLHTSRLLREAVADRGLAARLGGDEFVLLLPEVASGEALEETIRRLRASVAASRLICEGQEIPIAMSIGASLYPQDGVDGDALMHGADKAMYAVKRRSRNDYGMAGRQ; encoded by the coding sequence ATGAGCCTGCAGCAAGCTCTCATACCGCTATTCACGCATCTTCTTCCTCTTGCGCTATTCATTTGCATGGGGCTCGACGTGCTGATCCGCAATTCGAAAAAAACGGAGCACCGGCTGGTCAGTCTTATAACGCTGTGCTATTCCTCGCTGTTTCTGGAGGAGTACGTCCGCCAACTGCTTCCGATCTCCTATAGTCCCGCGCTGGCCGCCTTGTGGTTCAGCAATACGGGCATCCTGATTCCCGGTCTGGGCTTTCATTTTACCGCCAAACTGACGGGGATGGACAAGCGAATGCCGCGATTCCTCTATCCCTACGTTTTTTATGTGCCGGCGCTGTTTCCGCTGATCTCGATTTTCGGCGCGGAGGAGATCATCTCCACCCAGCGCTTCGTGGAGAGCGGGATGTGGAAGCAGCCGGTCTATAATCCTTCGTACTATATTGCGTTGATCGTCAGCACGCTGGTGAGTTTGCTGTACCTGTTCCCGCTGCTGAAGGCCAGGGCTCGCGCGGCTTCAGCCGAGCTGAAGTCTTTGTATACGCTGACGACCTGGGGCGTTGTCGTTACGGCGCTCTGGATTATCGCGTTCGGGCTCTTCAGCTACGGCTCGTTCATGCCTCCGTATCCCTATATTTATTGCGGGCTGCTATGGTGCTTCACTTTGAGGCTGACGATGAGGCGTCACGACTTTCTGAATTTCGTGGACAAGCGCTACGAGAAGCTGTTTCATCTGAATCCGGCCGCTATTGTGCTGCTGGACCGGTCGGGTACGGTTCGCGAATCGAATCCGGCAGCGGAGCAGTTGGTCGGCGACATGCGCGAGGACCGCGAGGCGTTTTACTCGCTGATGAAGACCGTGGTCAGCGAGCAGATGCGCGATACCCGCGAGATTAAAGGCTATGAAGCGACCGTGCAGGGTGCGAGCAAACGCCTGGACGTGCTGCTGGACGGCGACTATATCATGGTGGACAACGAGCCGCACATCCTCTTGATCGTGCGGGACGTGACGGCCCAGCGGGAGTACCAGGAGGAGATCCGGTACCTCGCCTATCACGATCCGCTGACGCGGCTGCCGAATCGCAGGTATTTTTACGAGAGGTTGGAACCGGCAGTGGCCGAAGCGAGGCGGCGGGGCGGTCTGATGGGCATTGTCCTGATCGACCTGGACTACTTCAAGGATATCAACGACAAGTACGGGCATAAGGCCGGAGACGAGGCGCTGCTGCATACGTCAAGGCTGCTCCGGGAGGCTGTCGCGGATCGGGGGCTGGCGGCAAGGCTGGGCGGAGACGAATTCGTGTTGCTGCTGCCGGAGGTAGCGTCGGGCGAGGCGCTCGAAGAGACGATCCGGCGTCTGCGCGCGTCCGTCGCGGCCAGCCGGCTGATCTGCGAGGGGCAGGAGATCCCGATCGCGATGAGCATCGGCGCAAGCCTCTATCCGCAGGATGGCGTGGACGGCGACGCGTTGATGCACGGCGCGGATAAGGCGATGTACGCGGTGAAACGGCGCAGCCGCAACGATTATGGGATGGCGGGACGGCAGTAG
- a CDS encoding aldose 1-epimerase translates to MRPDDIYGGRIVAWLGRPGVLIENDRLQATIVPALGSRVVSLRCKTTSTELLHTPASVEAYESAPMLYGIPVLFPPNRIAGGTFEFGGRAYRLDINDPVTGSHAHGFVHDKAWEVVSCGRDEESARLVTAFDSAHYPSVAAQFPHRFRLVMRVELQGNALVQRIDLHNESDAAFPWGLGYHTAFNFPLGAASSPDSCTFSAPVGRRWRLDERFLPTGELVEDERAAQLRQGMPLAGVALDDVFEAAGDSANEAVLTDPDAGIRVRYRADRAFGTWVLHNGDGRQGFVCPEPYTCVTNAFNLALPPEATGLQALAPYASVSAASSIVVEPYRAEES, encoded by the coding sequence GTGCGGCCGGACGATATTTATGGCGGCCGCATCGTCGCCTGGCTGGGACGGCCCGGCGTCCTGATCGAGAACGATCGTCTGCAGGCGACGATCGTCCCCGCCTTGGGCAGCCGCGTCGTCTCGCTACGCTGCAAGACGACCAGTACGGAGCTGCTGCATACGCCTGCGTCGGTCGAGGCGTACGAGTCCGCGCCGATGCTGTACGGTATTCCGGTGCTGTTTCCGCCGAACCGCATCGCCGGCGGCACGTTCGAATTCGGAGGCAGAGCCTACCGGCTCGACATCAACGATCCGGTGACCGGCTCACATGCGCACGGCTTCGTGCACGACAAGGCGTGGGAGGTCGTCTCCTGCGGCCGGGACGAAGAGAGCGCGAGGCTGGTCACGGCGTTCGACTCTGCGCATTATCCGTCGGTGGCGGCGCAGTTCCCGCACCGCTTCCGCCTCGTCATGCGGGTCGAGCTGCAGGGGAACGCGCTCGTTCAGCGAATCGACTTGCACAACGAGAGCGATGCCGCGTTTCCGTGGGGGCTTGGCTATCACACGGCGTTTAACTTTCCGCTGGGTGCGGCTTCGTCACCGGATTCGTGCACGTTCTCGGCGCCGGTCGGCCGCAGATGGCGGCTGGACGAGCGTTTCCTGCCGACGGGCGAGTTGGTCGAGGATGAGCGGGCAGCGCAGCTCCGGCAGGGGATGCCGCTCGCCGGCGTTGCCTTGGACGATGTCTTCGAGGCCGCCGGCGACAGCGCTAACGAAGCGGTGCTGACCGATCCGGACGCCGGCATCCGCGTGCGCTATCGCGCGGATCGCGCCTTCGGCACATGGGTGCTCCACAACGGCGACGGCCGGCAGGGCTTCGTGTGCCCCGAGCCGTATACTTGCGTGACCAATGCGTTTAATCTGGCGCTGCCGCCGGAGGCGACGGGCTTGCAAGCGCTCGCGCCGTACGCGTCCGTATCGGCAGCTAGCAGCATTGTCGTGGAGCCGTATCGGGCAGAAGAGTCATAG
- a CDS encoding Gfo/Idh/MocA family protein, whose amino-acid sequence MEKGKIRFGIVGMGIRGSLFADTLLQNPFAELVAVSDAFAATLDKSKARYNVPGYADVREMIAGEQLDALVIATPDFLHKEPVMLAAAHGLHFMVEKPFSTSVEEAEEMREAVDRAGVTCMVAFENRWNTPFVAVKEAVERGEIGDILTINARLNDTIFVPTQMLKWSKGSSPGWFLLPHATDIALWLKKTATPVSVYAVGTKKKLVGMGIDTYDSIQSVVSFDDGTHATFTTSWVLPESMPLIYDFKYEIIGDDGALYVDLSDQMVRKAGGVYSHMHTLGTPINGQFTSAPSFMLNAFVDHVRLGTKPESGAAAGLLNTKLVHAIHRSVLSGSVERI is encoded by the coding sequence ATGGAAAAGGGAAAAATCAGATTTGGCATCGTCGGCATGGGCATCCGGGGCAGCTTGTTCGCGGACACGCTGCTGCAAAATCCGTTTGCCGAGCTCGTTGCCGTCAGCGATGCCTTCGCAGCTACGCTGGATAAGAGCAAGGCGCGCTACAACGTTCCCGGCTATGCCGACGTTCGCGAGATGATCGCCGGGGAGCAGCTGGACGCGCTCGTCATCGCAACGCCGGACTTTCTCCACAAGGAGCCGGTCATGCTGGCGGCGGCGCACGGGCTTCACTTCATGGTCGAAAAGCCGTTCTCGACTTCTGTCGAGGAAGCCGAGGAAATGCGGGAGGCGGTCGACCGCGCCGGCGTGACCTGCATGGTGGCGTTCGAGAACCGCTGGAATACGCCGTTCGTCGCCGTCAAGGAAGCGGTCGAGCGCGGCGAGATCGGCGATATTCTCACGATCAATGCGCGTCTTAACGATACGATCTTCGTTCCTACGCAGATGCTCAAGTGGTCGAAGGGCTCGTCGCCGGGCTGGTTTCTGCTGCCGCATGCGACGGATATCGCGCTGTGGCTGAAAAAGACCGCGACGCCGGTCAGCGTCTACGCCGTCGGCACGAAGAAGAAGCTCGTCGGCATGGGCATCGACACGTACGATTCGATCCAGTCGGTCGTCAGCTTCGACGACGGCACGCATGCGACGTTCACGACCAGTTGGGTGCTGCCTGAGTCGATGCCGCTGATCTACGACTTTAAGTACGAGATCATCGGGGACGACGGCGCGCTGTACGTGGACCTGTCCGATCAGATGGTGCGCAAGGCCGGAGGCGTCTACAGCCATATGCATACGCTCGGCACGCCGATCAACGGCCAATTCACCTCCGCGCCGAGCTTTATGCTGAACGCGTTCGTCGACCATGTCCGTCTCGGCACGAAGCCGGAGTCGGGCGCGGCCGCGGGCCTGCTCAACACGAAGCTGGTGCATGCCATCCACCGGTCCGTCCTGAGCGGCTCGGTCGAACGGATCTGA
- a CDS encoding carbohydrate ABC transporter permease: protein MKKRNMPIVYIAAVLISLFAIAPFVWMILTSLKPQAEIYSKPLQYLPQHLNAEGYKGMLNAKADPNVNFISWFKNTAIVSLLTTVLSLIVSALGGYAMSRFQFRGRMSIGYIILLTQMLPGSLLIIPLYLIMKDYHLLNSYFGLVIAYATIAIPFCTWMLKGYFDSVSTAIDEAASIDGAGRWTTFVRVILPLTLPGLVVTAVFSFLTSWNEFMFAQTFLSDYDKWTLSVGIASFQGQYVVNWDYLMAGSVMTTLPIVIAFWLLQKHLVSGMTAGAVK, encoded by the coding sequence GTGAAAAAAAGAAACATGCCCATCGTCTATATCGCCGCCGTTCTGATTTCATTGTTCGCAATCGCGCCTTTTGTCTGGATGATCCTGACCTCGCTCAAGCCGCAGGCCGAGATTTACAGCAAGCCGCTGCAGTATTTGCCGCAGCATCTGAACGCGGAAGGCTACAAAGGCATGCTGAACGCGAAGGCCGACCCGAACGTGAACTTTATCTCCTGGTTCAAAAATACGGCCATCGTCTCGCTGCTCACGACCGTGTTGTCGCTGATCGTGTCCGCGCTGGGCGGCTATGCGATGTCGCGCTTTCAGTTCCGGGGCCGCATGAGCATCGGCTATATCATTCTGCTGACGCAGATGCTGCCGGGTTCACTGCTCATTATCCCGCTATATCTCATCATGAAGGATTACCACCTGTTGAACTCCTATTTCGGCCTTGTGATCGCGTATGCGACGATCGCGATTCCGTTTTGCACATGGATGCTCAAGGGCTACTTCGACAGCGTGTCGACGGCCATCGACGAAGCCGCCTCGATCGACGGTGCGGGGCGCTGGACGACGTTCGTCCGGGTGATCCTGCCGCTGACGCTGCCGGGACTCGTGGTGACGGCCGTCTTCTCTTTCCTGACGAGCTGGAACGAGTTTATGTTCGCGCAGACGTTCCTCAGCGACTACGACAAGTGGACGCTCTCGGTCGGCATCGCCAGCTTCCAGGGGCAATATGTCGTCAATTGGGACTATCTCATGGCCGGCTCCGTCATGACGACGCTGCCGATCGTCATCGCGTTCTGGCTGCTGCAGAAGCATCTCGTCAGCGGCATGACGGCAGGCGCGGTCAAGTAA
- a CDS encoding carbohydrate ABC transporter permease, translating into MNNDNALLGQPSLPTQQTAPPRRSRFWRSEWRRLKQNRAAYLFIAPLALAVGLVLLYPILKAALMSFQYWKVAKPIADGHPFVGFDNYAAVMDSGYFWQSLGITFLYIFVTVVLRFVLGIGTAVLLNTPFKGRGLVRALVIIPWAVPEVVTCLVFILMFDYQFGVVNDVLIKMNILSNPLAFLGESNTALWAAMFVNVWKGFPFAAIMLLAGLQGIPKDHYEAASIDGASAWKQFTSVTLPALKPVSVIVFLLLVIWTVKDFGIVYVLTGGGPSRATELLTIFIYRAGFKSFDFGLAAAAGMFLLLISVVFTVLYMKATKAGESA; encoded by the coding sequence ATGAACAACGACAACGCGCTTCTCGGACAGCCCTCCTTGCCGACGCAGCAGACCGCCCCGCCCCGCCGTTCGCGTTTCTGGCGCTCCGAATGGCGAAGGCTGAAGCAGAACAGGGCCGCCTATTTGTTTATTGCGCCGCTCGCGCTGGCGGTCGGGCTCGTGCTGCTGTATCCGATTCTGAAGGCGGCGCTGATGAGCTTTCAATATTGGAAAGTCGCGAAGCCGATTGCGGACGGGCATCCGTTCGTCGGATTCGATAATTACGCGGCGGTCATGGACTCAGGCTATTTCTGGCAATCGCTAGGCATTACTTTCCTGTACATTTTCGTCACGGTCGTCCTGCGCTTTGTATTGGGCATCGGTACCGCCGTACTGCTTAACACGCCGTTCAAGGGCCGCGGACTCGTCCGTGCGCTGGTCATCATCCCGTGGGCGGTCCCCGAGGTTGTCACCTGCCTGGTCTTTATCCTCATGTTCGATTATCAATTCGGCGTCGTCAACGACGTTTTGATCAAAATGAACATTCTGTCGAACCCTCTGGCCTTCCTGGGCGAATCCAATACGGCGCTATGGGCCGCGATGTTCGTCAATGTGTGGAAGGGCTTTCCGTTCGCCGCCATTATGCTGCTCGCCGGTCTGCAGGGCATTCCCAAGGACCATTACGAAGCGGCGAGCATCGACGGGGCCTCGGCCTGGAAGCAGTTCACGAGCGTGACGCTGCCGGCGCTGAAGCCCGTATCCGTCATCGTGTTCCTGCTGCTGGTCATCTGGACGGTCAAGGACTTCGGCATCGTATACGTGCTGACGGGCGGCGGACCGAGCCGCGCCACGGAGCTGCTGACGATTTTCATATACCGGGCCGGCTTCAAGTCGTTCGACTTCGGTCTCGCCGCGGCGGCGGGCATGTTCCTGCTGCTGATCTCGGTCGTCTTCACCGTGCTCTACATGAAGGCTACGAAGGCGGGTGAATCGGCGTGA
- a CDS encoding ABC transporter substrate-binding protein, whose product MKNRFKRSLALLTAASAVGTVALAGCSNGGDDANAAGSGSAGAEKIKLSFETSVYAEAPHKKAIDALIQKYNESNPNVEITVHGTDYENFWDKLTTEIIAGTQGDIVQVYPENIATYNALQGEKGAFLNLDDRIKGTELETDLVGQELSKVNGSYYALSDYAWGTTGIFYRKSLFQKAGIDPASIKTLEDFKQAAIKLGVDTDGDGTVDQYGFSSVVGSHPFVASEWYRLVARPVSGGIFFADGESGPYTADRINVNSPANVWAAEWWQDLINNPQATPPGTRDKKVSREMFWNGQAAMMMDGPWFIGMTRERDAALMDDLGLIPQPSVEYEGQTYKPNPHNYPLVAMISANSKYPDEAWAFLKWMASAEAQEIVSQSGMIPSSKAYAGTDAYSQANPLAAQFFDFQQNVYAPAVMDPPIPELGTLNQTLINYAQNMFVAKQDAKSSLDKAAEEMKKAMN is encoded by the coding sequence ATGAAAAACAGATTCAAGAGGAGCCTGGCGCTGCTGACGGCGGCTAGCGCGGTCGGCACGGTCGCGCTGGCAGGATGCTCGAACGGGGGAGACGATGCGAACGCGGCGGGAAGCGGCTCGGCGGGCGCGGAGAAAATCAAGCTTTCCTTCGAAACTTCCGTCTATGCGGAAGCGCCTCACAAGAAAGCGATCGACGCCTTGATCCAAAAGTACAACGAATCGAACCCCAACGTCGAAATCACGGTGCACGGCACGGACTACGAGAACTTCTGGGACAAGCTGACCACCGAGATCATCGCAGGTACGCAGGGCGACATCGTCCAGGTTTATCCCGAAAACATCGCGACCTACAACGCGCTGCAGGGGGAAAAGGGCGCTTTCTTGAATCTGGACGACCGCATCAAAGGAACGGAGCTGGAGACGGACCTCGTCGGCCAGGAGCTCAGCAAGGTAAACGGCTCTTATTATGCGTTATCCGATTACGCCTGGGGCACGACTGGCATCTTTTACCGCAAGTCGCTGTTCCAAAAGGCCGGCATCGATCCCGCTTCGATCAAGACGCTGGAGGACTTCAAGCAAGCCGCGATCAAGCTGGGCGTAGATACGGACGGGGACGGCACGGTCGATCAATACGGATTTTCGAGCGTCGTAGGCTCGCACCCGTTCGTCGCTTCCGAATGGTATCGTCTCGTGGCGAGGCCGGTGTCGGGCGGCATTTTCTTCGCCGACGGGGAATCCGGCCCTTATACGGCCGACCGGATCAACGTCAACTCGCCGGCCAACGTCTGGGCGGCCGAATGGTGGCAGGACCTCATCAACAATCCGCAAGCGACGCCTCCGGGCACGCGGGACAAGAAGGTCAGCCGCGAGATGTTCTGGAACGGCCAGGCCGCGATGATGATGGACGGCCCGTGGTTCATCGGCATGACAAGAGAGCGCGACGCAGCGCTGATGGACGATCTCGGCCTGATTCCGCAGCCTTCCGTCGAATACGAAGGCCAGACCTACAAGCCGAATCCGCATAATTATCCGCTCGTCGCCATGATTTCCGCGAACAGCAAGTATCCCGACGAGGCTTGGGCTTTCCTGAAATGGATGGCTTCCGCCGAAGCGCAGGAGATCGTGTCGCAGTCCGGCATGATTCCGAGCAGCAAGGCTTATGCCGGCACGGACGCCTATTCCCAGGCGAACCCGCTCGCCGCCCAATTTTTCGACTTCCAGCAGAACGTGTACGCCCCGGCCGTCATGGATCCGCCGATCCCCGAGCTCGGCACGCTGAACCAGACGCTGATCAACTATGCGCAAAATATGTTTGTCGCCAAGCAGGACGCCAAGTCTTCGCTCGACAAGGCGGCGGAAGAGATGAAAAAAGCGATGAATTAA